The Capsicum annuum cultivar UCD-10X-F1 chromosome 1, UCD10Xv1.1, whole genome shotgun sequence sequence CCCATCTCCTCTTCTTTCATGAAATTACCTCATCTTCTTCCTTTCATTCCTTCTGTAATTATTAAATTTCATCCTATAAAGTATAAACACAAAAAACATATTTTCTTTCAACAATTTGTTGATTAATTTTACATTTCACACACAATTATTGGAAATTCATCCAAAAAATGCAAACAACAGATGGTAATAATGAGAACATTCCAACATCCCCTAGTCAATTGTCACCAATATTGCAAATTTCAAAACATGAACCTCTTTCACCACAATCTCCATCGCCTAAAGTTTCAATTCAAGGGCCACAAAATTCTACACATGGAGATCTTTCATCGCAATCACCATCGTTGTCTCAATCACAAAATTCAAATCAGGCACATTTCTCCTCATCCTCATCATCATTACATAATTCGACGAATGCATCTCATTCCGTTATACCAACTACAACAACAAATATGTCAAATGCCATGtcaccaccaccaaaaaatccCCTTTGTGGACCGCTCTTGCCAGAACAATTGTCATCATCATCAACACGAATTCCCTGGCCATTAATGCCACTACCACAACAACCACCTCCGTGTCACCAACCCTCTACGATGCCATTATTCCCACCAATGGGGATGCCACCACCATTTCCATACTTCCCTGTGCCCTTTCCTCTTGACCAATTTTATCATCCAACGCTCcctagaaatatcaataatgCCTCTAATGGCCAAATTTATAGTCAACCTTGGTCCACAGGCCTTTTCGATTGTTTTGATGACATCAAGAATTGTAGGTTCCTCTAATTATTTCCTTAATTTCTCTCTTAAATCTTCTTATAtagttaatcatgtttttatgatattgttgtaGGTTTTATTACATGTATATGTCCCTGCGTTACGTTTGGGCAAGTGGATGAGATTTTATCTGAAGGGCAAATGAGTAATTTTCTAACTATTTACATCAATTGGAAAAAACACATATACTACTCCCTCTGTTCTTTTTTAGCTGTTACGTCTCACTTCTTAAGAGtcaatttaactaatttttaaagataaattagattaatttgatatttcaaaattacaatttgGATTTACTCAAAATCTATACAAAAGTactataacttgtaatttttctcatattagtaagatgaaaaataatattttaaaatattagtcaAAGTTTATATTATTTGGCTCTTAAAAAAGCAACTATGGCAATTAAAAAGTACCGAAGGGAGGAGTACTATATATTTTGatctaatttttgatattttatttcaatgCAGCTTGGTGGGAAGCTGCGTTAATGTTTGGACTTGTGGAATTGTTATGTTGTCAAGCATCATTCATTTTTGCATGGTATCATCGTCTGCTATTCAGAAAAAAGTACAACTTGATGGGTAATCTATTCAGTGAGCTTGCAATTACTCTATGCTGTATGAGATTGGTCCTTTGTCAGaattatcgtcagcttaacaaacTTGGGTTTGATGTAGCTCTAGGTAATTCTTaattcattttatttctattttattttctcataatataatAGTTTAATTCACATGGAGAACtatttatatcaaaattataattcaaacataattGTTCATGTAGTATGAAAAATATTGAGGAGATTTTGAAGATGTTTGACTACACGTGAAATttcataaaacaataataatttttgaaatttgtggtttaaacattaaaaatttatgttattttaaatcaACTTATTAAAGGGAAAACAAAAGTTTAAAAGCAAAATTACTTTTAGCGGAGAAACATGtgaaattcttttttaaacaaactaCAAATGAAAAGGtgtaacataattgatatatatgtGTCATTCTTATATAGTGATTACGTACTTAAGGAATTATCTTTTAAGTACCTTTATCTAGTATTGCTAATATACATATTTTCATTTCACACTTCTAatctacataaaataataaatacattcATGCATAACTTTAATGCAGTTGACTAGTTATTACATCatctatattaaaataattttttcatataagaCATACTAAAGAATCCATTAATTTTGCACGAATTATATTTCTTAATCCATCCAATCAAACACTATTTACTTTATTCAAGATTTTATGTTTGGAACTAATTTTTCATAGAATTTCCAACCAAATTaccccttatatttcaggatGGAAAGCAAATAAAAAGAAACGAAGAAGAATATCAAGCCAAGCTGCAGTACAATTTGTGCCACCAATGGCTAATCCAGGGATGTTTAGATGAATAGAAGATTGATTGCATGAGATTGTTGCAAACTAGTGAGAAATGGTTGAAGaaaattatagatttttattatttaaaaacatTATATGACACAAAAGGAGGGATTGAATTGTTGAATTCTACACATTGAAGAATAATCTATATGCTATGTACCCACTTTTTGGAAATTAAACTGGGATATATCATGCTCCTTTTTCTATAACTTATTTCTTCGATCACATGAAGTCAGTTTCAATGAAAGAATAGTTCTTCCATGGTATGTATTCCCATTTATAATCGAAAGCATGATATCATACCGTTTGTTATTATATCAAGCTCACGAAAAATTGAGACATGACTATAGTTTTGTTGATTCATGAAGTGTATTAATGATTAGCAAACAATTGCACTTGCATATATTTGAACTAACTTAACCCTTTTTTGAGTATGTGTATGCCGTTGCATGATTCATATTACTCCCTCCATCTAGAACCGTCAATATGGGTCAAGGCTTGGTGGGCCAGCTCAGTCCGGCCTATAAGTTGATGGGTTAGGTTTCAATTTTTGCAGCCCATTTAAGAATAGAGTTTTTTAGCCCGATTTGGATAAGTCCATGGCCCGTAGGGCTTGAGgaatgtgggttgggctagcATGTGGGCCAGCccaataaataattttaaaataaaataaaataataaaaaataataaaagagttaaaaaacaaTCAAGTCCAATGATAACCATTGACCGGTTCCATTAACAAAGAAAATGAAAACAGGAAAGTTTCCTACTTTgctatctaataaataataaaataattaaatatctacCACTAAAACATAAAGAGTACATTGTACTCTTCACTTTCCTAATTTCCTTAATTCAGCTAGCCGTCGCCTCTTCACTATATCTCCCTCAACGCACCATCGACTTTCAACCGTGATGTTTTCGATTGAGTAGTGTCACCTCTTCGTTTTCTTCCTACTTTGGGTGATTCAAGCTCTGGCTCCCTTTTAATTAACAAACATTAATACTATGTGttattgtgtgataaatatttatgtttattaacagtataaaattaaatgataaaatattattttttaaaaagggggCTGGCCCGTGAGGCCCGCAACCCACAGGGTAATAGCATGGGCTCGGTATTTTTTGGCCCGTCATTTAAATGGGTCAATCCGGTCTaacccgtcaaactcaaagcccgtaTCGGCTAGCCCAGATGGGCTGGGTCAAGGCTGGATCAACCCGTTTTTATAGCTCTatctccatcccattttatgtgtcatcatttcctttttggttcatcccaaaaagaatgtcatctttccttatttgataattatttaatagCATCATTCCCAATTTATCTTTATTGGGTCCTACTTATTAATAAGAGAAGACAACTAAAAAGTAACTATTAAAGCTACTTTAAGAGGaacaattttataaattttacaaaTTGAAAAATTTCATGGCCTATCAAAAGACGatacataaaatgaaacggagggagtacatttTTTGACTTGTGGATATGTTTAATTTGTGATCCAAGAATAAGCTCAAAGGTGTTTTAGCATATATAAAGCAATTTCGACAATTGCAATTTTTGATGGTTATGATTTCCTTCTTCACGATTGTGAGAGAGGGAATGGGGACAATGAAATTGAGGGATTTTGGTCATCAAAACCGTGGAAAAATGGGTTACGACTGCAAAGGCAGGAGTTGATGGCAAAATAATAATAGCACTCAGAATAATATTCATAACAAATAGCAATAATAAGTGAGTAATAACAACATCAAATATTATAATGAAATAAACATAATACTATTCAAATAGAGTAATATAATAGTACTTCCTACAATTTGATAGTGCCAAGAAActatataattcaaaaaaaaaaaaaaaaattatttcacacAATTCATTATAATATTACTCTCATGCTATTTTTTCACATGCTAAAAAATAGCCTGTGGGTTACTCTCTAATACTCGCTATTACTCTCTCTCTGTTTGGTTGGTGTACTTAAGCTGAGAGACCACTCCTATTTATAGCAAAAGGAACCCTTGCTTTAACCAATCAAAATAAATTGCTTCTGACACCTACAAGTTGATAAATACTTTCACTATCTCATTTTACtcgtctcaaattgagatgacactactattaaaaaataatgattggtaatATAACTTAACCATTTTGTGcctattaattatgttttgttgttagttataatattgatggatgactaatatcAAAGCagcatttatattcttaatggtgtactcttaatggtactcttctttgcaatattttttaagaatgctaataataaggagttatcaattacactaaggtataatgagaaaaaaaaaatttcttgtgttgataagtaaaaaagaacaaataaaatagaacaacaaattaagaaatttagAACAGTAAAATGGAACGAAAGGGGTAGCAAATTGCTAAGCAACAAATTACACAAATTATCAACAATTGATGCGCCTACTATTCTACTGTATCTCTTTACATTacctttttgtttttcattttgtttgatttcaatctcatttaattatttatgcCCCCACAGTAGTATGGTCAAATCCCAACCAAAGTCTTCTACATGATCGTGAGGGTAGGAATGGCACCGCGAAGGCTTAAGTATCAATGCGAAAGATAAATTGTAGCCTCATACATTGATCAATTCATACAACAATTATTTTTggcaaattttgagttttaaactTGAGTTAGGGCTCCAAAAAGTTATTGATTGACGAATTGATGTGACTAATATTTAAGGAAAGGTGCTGCAGTTTATATTATTTGAAGATAATGTATTATTAATTGTGAGACGCATAGTAGAGctgtttaaatattttaaaattaatatgtGATTCAATTTAATATATGGTCCATAATTAACATGTGTGCTACTTGAAGTCCAAGAACATTTGATGGCCAAAGAATGGTCAAACAGCACATGCCATCTAAAAGAGTACTATTGGACAAGTTCTTATTATTTTCCACCGCCTAAGTGCACTATTTATAttggaaaaaatacatatgttaacATACTTAAGtacttaattataaaaaataataacatttttaagtacttaattataaaaaaataataacatttttTTCTAATTACATTCTATAACATATGTAGTATTATTTTAAGTGGTCCTTATTTTTTTGCCGCTTAAAATTTTTTACTGTGAGAAAATCCTTCTTTTCACTCCTCCTTCATTATCTTtctctaatttaaatttttttttcctatttttccgcCATTAACCATCACTCTCTCCTCAATTTTATTGCATTTTGCACGATTCTTGTACGATCTGTGATAAGGATTTGCTTCCCATATTTCAGATAATTAGGAATCGTATTTTGCATGCGAGCGATTTTTTTTTGCCTACTCTAATTCAtcgaaaaattaattttttaggattttgtgttttaatggATGAACACACTGCAAAAACACCTATAAACAGTGGTACAAGGAATATGAAATTAGTGTATAATGCACCATCATTTAGtcttgggttaactcaagaagatTTAGTAACTGTTGTTTCAAATCCTTTACAGTTGAGGAAATCTGGTATATCGAAAGAGATTAGGTCGAAGTTCTATATCGACGAAGTGAAGATGACggaaattttaaaaagaaaagggttgaagaaaactccttctccaaaggaacaaaaaactaaaaaacaactcgagaagaaaaggaaatctaaagaaattgaagacaaggttgagaaatcttatgatgaatctgaagaagaaagtgaggaagaggtattttttttttgtttttaaatatattttttttttagtgttcaagtaattatgtattttctgttatgatgatatttagagattatgtgaaaatatattgttgaAATTAACTACTCATTAATAGtattttggatatatatttttctagtataggtgatatgtatttttagtatagttgaattgtatttttagtatagttgaATAATTTTGACATGTATGTTTTTTTAGTGTAGTTGATATGCATATtgagtatttgtattttttcagtgtttgttgtatgttttacaatgttaaaatacatatgcatgttattttAGTTCAAATACCATAACAATCTAttgtttatatgtatttttagtaaatttgatatgtatttttcagtgttaGTTGCATTTATGAGttgatcaaaatacatatgcattttaatcatctgaaatacatatgcatgttatatcttttttttgtttgattgaattttgtttacagattaagaagtggtagttttactttgtataggtgaTGTGGGACGAAATATTCCTTgtcagaaaactttcaagatttgcaccGCACATGTGCTCGTACAGTGACAATGATATTTATGGAAGCATGTGCGCAATTTTAAACAAGGAAcagtttaaaattttttgtgagaataacatttttgattattttatgaagaagaagcAGTGTGTAGTGCAAGCACAATTGTGTAGATGTGTTATGACGCTTGAGGTGAAGGGTAGTTTTTCTTTTGGGATTATGATATCTGCTAATGGCACCTCTCTTAGTTTTACTCCCATGGAATTTGCTATCATAACCGGATTGAATTGTATGTCTAATAGATATGACTTTACTTTTGATGAGGGTGTACCAAATAGGATGATTGAAAAGTATTTCAATAGGGCAAAAATCATACAGAAAAGACAACTATTTTTAGCATTCACGGAGAAAGTATGGGGGGAGAATAATGATGAGGATGCTGAGAAATTTGCAATTCTGTATTTCCTACATTCATTTGTGTTGTCTAACATTGACACTGTTGTTATACCCCGTCTTCATTTTGATTTGGTAGATAGTAGTAGATATAAGGATTTTCCATggggttctttatcttttgaagatctGACTAGAAGTTTGAACAACCGGCTGAAAGCTGGtggaaaattttatttgattcagggaATGTCATtggctattcaagtgtggctatatgagtgttgttcaaatgtcccACCAAATATTGCATTGAAGGTTGAGAATCGGATTCCccgattattaaattggaagacgATTGCACCTCGTCCACgttatgagtttttgatgaatgctATGTTCAAGGACAATGGCAAGATTTGTTGTGAACAAATATATATGCATTGATGTGTACTGTATGCATATATTCTATTTCATTTTCAATTCTTTAACATATTATTTAACATATTCGTGGTTTGTatttaagaacatagagccaacTGAAATGGAAATGACAAAACTTGAAATACCAAAGAAGGATGTAACTGAAGATGAACGTTCAGTTGATTCTGATGATGACTTCCAGGATCCACTACCAAAGAAGATCAACGAATattcaaagaagaaacagaaggtGGATTCATCAACCCCAATAGCGAAGAAACCTGCAGGGAAAAAGCAAGTGAATATTGATGGCGCACATATCCAAACGTGGACTCCACCTCATTGTGCTGCCAAGGCTGCTGTAATGAAGACACCAGTATTCAAGCCAATTCCAACACGACAGGcttcttctccaaaaataaagGAATGGAAGAAACAGCTAAGGTTATTTTTCCTCAGGTACAGTCAAAGGCAGATAGTCATGTAGAGGAAGTAGCCGCGTCAAAGCGTGAGAGTCATGTtgagaaagaaaaatttatttctaagaaagtttttgatgcattcggtgaagaggtaattttttttgtcaaatgtttgttttacattaaaaaatatgtgTTTAATGAATTTGTATGAATACAGGTTCGTCAAGAGTTTAAAGGAGTTCGTGAAGAGTTTACTCGAATTCGTCAATTAGTgaagaaaaagtttaaaaaaatggtCAAAGCAATTGAACATAGCAAGgtaaaagttttattattatataatatccacattattaaaaaaaatatatatgtagagtatatgaaaaaatatatatgcagtacattgctaaaaatacatatgaagtttACACAAAAAATGCatatgatataaaaaaaatacatatgaaatgtatTTTGTTTAATACACACATAGAGTTTGTAAAAATTACATATGCAGTAtattactaaaaatacatatggagtttattcaaaaaatacatatttatttattttgaaaaaatacatatgcaatgtatTGCAAAATACATATGCTGTGTGTCAAGAAATGTATTTTTCAACAGTATTTTTTTCAGTGGGTTGCTATATACATATCACGTGAAATCAAATAATAGTAGTTTATTCAAATTATACTTGTAGCAACAACATAAATATACAGAGGTTGAAGCACAATAGATGGATTATGATGGTGTTGAAACATCACCACAACAATTCAATCCTATTGTTGATCAAAATTTGGATGAGAATCAGGTTAGTACAAAGGTAAAAAATAAcgaaaaaattattattcttttgagTGCACAAATGTAATTACTTTTTTGTAGcagttatatgttattttatatatatagtcctgtataaatatatacaactggatttttatttttgaagttggtttaatttttttaatgtttgcaaggggtgcactgatttgcatccagataaaacaaacattcaaattgattctcaacatttaatccctgatgagcttctccaaagtataaatttaGATTATAATCTTTCTGAGAAGATTGTTCATCACGATGATcgagtatgtataatgaattgCACTTCAGTTTATGtgatgtaaaaatcataacaatctataagataattatatattttcttttatttctattgcAGATTATTGATGAGAAATTGGATGATACAAATTTGTCTAATTCGCAGCTTACAATTCCAGATGAGTTGTTACCAAGTTTTAATGCATACCGGATATAAAGCACCACGAGACATTCACTGGCAACTTTGGAAGAAGAACAAATCGATGAACATTTTAATGATAAGAAGTCTAAATCTGTTGTTCAAGAGCATTGTCAGGTATGTATTATGAATatatttgaggtatgtgggttattttagacataaaaaattaatttttttttcaattttgaagaaaaacaaagagaatGCTGGTTCGAGCTCTAAGCAGACATGCACGGAGAGGTTGATGTTGGTACGGAGAAGAAGATTATGACAACTCCTAAAACACAAGACTTAACCATTgatgaaaaaatggatgaaacaGTTTTGCTTGATTCACAAGACACAATACCTGATGACTTGCTTCTTACTTTGAATGTATACAGTAGTAAAAGAATTATTGTCCATCCCTCTGTTAATCATAAAATTCAAACTCCTATTGCTAAGTTAAGGATTAGGCGACCATCCAAATTCAAAGAGTCACCTTACACGATGAAATTTGGTTCAGCTGCCAGTAAGTACAATTAGTTATATATTTAGTTTACAATGTAATATGTTAAGCAAAAACTTTTTAATAATTACGTTTTTGTATTGCGTAACTATATAGAGAGCTCGGAAGGACACATACGTATATTCCCACAGAAACATCCATTTGTTTATCATCCAATTGATGAGATTGTGGATACAAAAACTGTCAGCAAGTTTAGGGATTGAATTTCTGAAGACCTTCTCAAGTTCATGTTAAAAGGCATTTCTATTGaacagttttaattttttttttttaaattatgtcatCTTCTCATGATTTAACATATACttattaacaacaaaaaataggaagaaaaataCGAATCATTACAAAAGGGGGAAATCAACCATTCCAATGATGCATTTCGAAATTGAGACTGTTGAAGATAAAAACTGGTTCTACACAATGAGGTTCCCTGATCAGTCATGGACTGACTcggttagtatttttttttaacaatattttttttacatttatagcagtaattaaattacatattatgttagtaaatacatatgcaggtgcaaatatgtatttttctatgtaattttttattatataagaaAGGATGTGATGCACTATAacttacatatgtatttttatataacatacaCATGCTACATTTAATATACAAAtagtttgaattatattaaatttttgtgttCTTACGTACTGCAGCATATTGATGTTTGCttctactacttgaggaagaagtcaaaGTATGATCCAACAGGTCTTACAAATTTAGCACAGTAGATTGCAACTTTATGAACATAATTAGCTCTCTCCATGATGTTTATTCTGCGGATGCTGAAAACCTTATGGCTGGAGGACATGTGGCACATGTTAATGAATACAAAATGGATTCCGCATGCATGCTGCTGTGCCATGGCATACAGTGAAAGACATTTATATTACAgtaaatataaaggaaaaacatcaTTGGGTGCTAGCAATTTTATCTTTCTCAGAGTGGTGCATATTcctatatgattcatatgaatcatctggACATTATTCGGTTGTTCTTGATGTCATTGAGAAATTAGCTGCGATTATCCCACTGTGTCTTGAACATTGTGATTTCTACGTTAAGAAAGGAATTCATGTTGAaaaccatccaagatacaaagacaaagactCCTCAGATATGTTTGATGTGTTATTTCAAGAGAATTTGCCTCAACAACCGAGCGAAAGCTTCTAAGTTATTTAATTTACATATAAcaaacatctattttttttaaatatatatttaagcgcatatgtgttttttttatttttttatttttttataggaaTTGTGGTGTCTATATGGTTACATATGCGGAGTgtctttcttatggtcacaaaaTTCTTGCGACTGAGTTCGACCCCAATGCACTCCGTACAAGATATGTTGCAACTTTGTGGGATTATGGGACCAGAAAGCAAGAATTAAATGCTCATAGTGATGTTGAAGCACCTTTGAGGCCTCcaaggcaaagtagaataactagtgtaactgaagtttttgatgtatgatgACTGATGTATCTATTTCTTTATATAATTTAGACGTTGGTTTATGGATGTAGGAACTGATTAtacaaactaattttaattttttgaagtgGTTCTAATTGTAGATTATAATAGTACTAATTCAAGTTTAATATGAGTCTTTtatgttgttcttcattttacTGTGTGATTTTattgtaaaatacatatgtattgttcatattattctgaaaatacatatgcaggaaTTTTTATGccttaaaaatacatatcttttatttttagatgaaaaaaaatacatatgcaatgttataACTAagcatttcaaaaaatatatctaaaatttATAGTTATAAAATGTTAATATTATGTTAAAATATACATGCAGTGTGCATATTTTGCTAAAAGATATAGAAGTATTATAAATGAAATTttagcataaaaatacatatgcagtgtaaATAATATGTTTTTGTAAAATACATATTGTTCATAATTTATGGTGAAATTATAAATCATATTGCCCATTTAATATGATTATACATATTGTCCATTTAATATGATTataactaaaaaatgaaattaaagataatttagAACTTTTACTACAATTCTATAATTAATGgtgaaatattattttacataaatacatatgcagtgttaatatttttttttattaaaatacatatgtattatacatttaaatatatttttatcgtATAAACACATATACTACACTAAGATTTTGCATAATAAGTCATATGTGGCTAAATCAATTAACAATAACAAACCAAATAAGTGTTTGATTAATTAAAGTTATCAACTTTATCATAACATGTATATTCaatgctaaaaatacatatgaactgcacattcaaaatacatatgcaatgttcagatgtttcaacatatacatatgcagAAATCAGA is a genomic window containing:
- the LOC124896933 gene encoding cell number regulator 1-like; this encodes MQTTDGNNENIPTSPSQLSPILQISKHEPLSPQSPSPKVSIQGPQNSTHGDLSSQSPSLSQSQNSNQAHFSSSSSSLHNSTNASHSVIPTTTTNMSNAMSPPPKNPLCGPLLPEQLSSSSTRIPWPLMPLPQQPPPCHQPSTMPLFPPMGMPPPFPYFPVPFPLDQFYHPTLPRNINNASNGQIYSQPWSTGLFDCFDDIKNCFITCICPCVTFGQVDEILSEGQMTWWEAALMFGLVELLCCQASFIFAWYHRLLFRKKYNLMGNLFSELAITLCCMRLVLCQNYRQLNKLGFDVALGWKANKKKRRRISSQAAVQFVPPMANPGMFR